One window from the genome of Choloepus didactylus isolate mChoDid1 chromosome 2, mChoDid1.pri, whole genome shotgun sequence encodes:
- the LOC119521037 gene encoding 26S proteasome non-ATPase regulatory subunit 10 has product MEGCVSNLMVCNLAYTGKLEELKEKILADKSLATQTDQDSRTALHWACSAGHTEIVEFLLELGVPVNDKDDAGWTPLHIAASAGRDEIVKALLGKGAQVNAVNQNGCTPLHYAASKNRHEIAVMLLEGGANPDAKDHFEATAMHRAAAKGNLKMIHILLCYKASTNIQDTEGNTPLHLACDEGRVEEAKLLVSKGASIYIENKEEKTPLQVAKSGLGLILKRMVEG; this is encoded by the coding sequence ATGGAGGGGTGTGTGTCTAACTTGATGGTCTGCAATCTGGCCTACACTGGAAAGCTGGAGGAGTTGAAGGAGAAGATCCTGGCCGATAAATCCTTGGCTACCCAAACTGACCAGGACAGCAGAACTGCATTGCATTGGGCATGCTCAGCAGGACATACAGAAATTGTTGAATTCTTGCTGGAGCTTGGAGTGCCAGTGAATGATAAAGATGATGCAGGCTGGACTCCTCTTCATATTGCTGCTTCTGCAGGCCGGGATGAGATTGTAAAAGCCCTTCTGGGAAAAGGTGCTCAAGTGAATGCTGTCAATCAAAATGGCTGTACTCCTCTGCATTATGCAGCTTCCAAAAACAGGCATGAGATCGCTGTTATGTTACTAGAAGGTGGGGCTAATCCAGATGCTAAGGACCATTTTGAGGCTACCGCAATGCACCGGGCAGCAGCCAAGGGTAACTTgaagatgattcatatccttctgTGCTACAAAGCGTCCACAAACATCCAAGATACTGAGGGTAACACTCCTCTACACTTAGCCTGTGATGAGGGGAGAGTGGAAGAAGCAAAACTGCTGGTGTCCAAAGGAGCAAGTATTTACattgagaataaagaagaaaagacaccCTTGCAAGTGGCCAAAAGTGGCCTGGGTTTAATACTCAAGAGAATGGTGGAAGGTTAA